The Quercus robur chromosome 7, dhQueRobu3.1, whole genome shotgun sequence genome has a segment encoding these proteins:
- the LOC126691338 gene encoding protein FAR1-RELATED SEQUENCE 7-like, whose translation MDANVDLNPRVGMEFDTLEDAWEFWVKYGRQVGFDVRKHYISKNDGKVTSRGFVCVKQGIRETIYMMRSQRKISKVHAGLIELASFSRIKPKAAHELMSREASGRANLGFTELDQKNYLRTRRQKNLIYGQAACLLGYFQEQLTKNPSFQYGVQLDNIEQITDIFWADARMVIDYANFGDVVTFDTTNGTNKELRPFGVFNGFNHHKGLMVFGAALLYNETAESFKWLFEIFLVAHAGKRPKTIFMDQDPTMAKALSEIMPNTYHGLCTWHIIQNGIKHLGNLMKDGSSFLQVLKTCMFEFNDETEFEKTWGDMIDTYAIHDRSWLDTIYKLKGKWAKCYVKNEYTLGIQSTQLSESLNGDLKDYLKSDLDVAEFFEHFDWVIEQKRERKLQAEFNARQKFPQLGLKSSPLLKQVVQVYTPVIFQMLHDQYDLALAVRIKNRQEDLLVHTYTIEFMHKPNEFITSYDTADKTFSCSCRKFEIVGILCCHVLKVFDFLDIKTIPDMYILKRWTREAKSGCILDNRRTNVEKDVNLSVTQRYRRLCPKLAPLTLLLSQVSNPVDVSQAPLTPSLSQVSNDATVC comes from the exons ATGGATGCCAATGTAGATTTGAATCCTAGAGTTGGTATGGAATTTGATACATTAGAAGATGCATGggaattttgggtaaaatatggAAGACAAGTGGGCTTTGATGTTAGAAAACATTACATAAGTAAGAATGATGGTAAGGTAACATCAAGGGGATTTGTATGTGTAAAGCAGGGCATTCgag aaacaatttatatgatgAGATCTCAAcgaaaaatttcaaaagttcaTGCGGGATTGATTGAGTTAGCATCCTTTTCTAGAATCAAGCCAAAAGCAGCACATGAGTTGATGAGTAGAGAGGCAAGTGGGAGAGCTAATCTTGGATTCACTGAGCTTGATCAGAAAAACTACCTTAGAACAAGACGGCAAAAAAACTTGATATATGGTCAAGCTGCATGTTTATTAGGGTACTTTCAAGAACAATTGACTAAAAATCCATCCTTTCAATATGGAGTACAATTAGATAATATTGAGCAGATAACTGACATTTTTTGGGCTGATGCTAGAATGGTTATTGATTATGCTAATTTTGGTGATGTGGTGACATTTGACACTACAAATGGTACTAATAAAGAGCTAAGACCATTTGGGGTGTTTAATGGTTTCAATCACCATAAAGGGTTAATGGTTTTTGGTGCTGCTCTTTTATATAATGAAACGGCAGAATCATTTAAGTGGTTGTTTGAAATCTTCTTAGTTGCACATGCAGGTAAAAgacctaaaacaatttttatggATCAAGATCCAACAATGGCAAAGGCATTGAGCGAGATAATGCCTAACACTTACCATGGATTATGTACTTGGCACATAATACAAAATGGGATAAAACATTTAGGGAATTTGATGAAGGATggttcttcttttcttcaagtTCTTAAAACTTGTATGTTTGAGTTTAATGATGAAACTGAATTTGAAAAAACTTGGGGGGACATGATTGACACATATGCTATACATGATCGTAGTTGGTTGGATACTATCTacaaattgaaaggaaaatggGCAAAGTGTTACGTGAAGAATGAATATACATTAGGAATACAAAGTACCCAACTCAGTGAAAGTTTGAATGGAGATTTAAAAGATTACTTAAAATCTGATTTGGATGTGGCAGAATTTTTTGAACATTTTGATTGGGTGATTGAGCAAAAACGAGAAAGAAAGTTACAAGCTGAATTTAATGCTAGGCAAAAATTTCCCCAGCTGGGCTTGAAAAGTTCTCCATTGTTGAAGCAAGTAGTACAAGTGTACACACCTGTAATATTTCAAATGCTTCATGATCAATATGACCTTGCATTAGCAGTAAGGATAAAAAATCGCCAAGAGGACTTGTTAGTGCATACATACACTATTGAGTTTATGCATAAGCCTAATGAGTTCATAACCTCTTATGACACTGCAGATAAGACATTTTCATGTAGTTGTAGAAAGTTTGAAATTGTTGGGATTTTATGTTGCCATGTTCTGAAAGTCTTTGACTTCCTTGATATAAAGACAATTCCTGATATGTACATTTTGAAAAGATGGACAAGAGAGGCAAAAAGTGGATGTATCTTGGACAATAGGAGAACAAATGTGGAAAAGGATGTCAACTTGAGTGTTACACAGCGATATAGAAGATTATGTCCCAAGTTG GCACCATTAACTCTATTATTGTCTCAAGTATCAAATCCTGTAGATGTTAGTCAG GCACCACTAACTCCATCATTGTCTCAAGTATCAAATGATGCAACTGTTTGTTAG